One genomic segment of Thermovibrio guaymasensis includes these proteins:
- a CDS encoding ABC transporter permease codes for MFKYLLKRFFQMVPIVISMTFVSFVIVKLAPGNYFTQLELNPSISKETIEELKKLYGLDQNLFLQYFKWLLNALQFNLGYSFAYHKPVLDLIKERLVNTLELTVTSFILSWLVAVPLGIVAGVYRGKLLDRLITLFSFFGISLPNFFLAFIFMYFAAKTGLFPIGGVVSQNYDSLPWWGKVLDRLWHMALPLSVLVIGSIAGLLRLVRSTIIDELNKDYVKVAIAKGLPYRVVVMKHAFRNALNPFLTLIGFDIAGLLSGAALVEIITAWPGMGRLMFEAVMSQDLFLVMGSLYIGGIMLVLGNLIADILIAINDPRIREKEVEGRVV; via the coding sequence ATGTTTAAGTATCTATTAAAACGCTTTTTTCAGATGGTTCCTATTGTTATCAGTATGACCTTCGTTTCCTTTGTCATCGTTAAACTCGCTCCAGGGAACTACTTCACCCAGCTTGAGCTCAACCCTTCAATTTCAAAGGAGACTATAGAGGAGCTTAAGAAACTTTACGGTTTAGATCAAAACCTGTTCCTTCAGTACTTTAAGTGGCTCTTAAATGCACTTCAGTTTAACCTTGGTTACTCCTTTGCTTACCACAAGCCGGTTTTAGATTTAATTAAAGAGAGACTAGTTAATACACTTGAACTTACAGTTACTTCCTTTATCCTCTCCTGGCTCGTAGCTGTTCCCCTTGGAATAGTTGCTGGAGTTTACAGAGGGAAACTTTTAGATAGGTTAATAACTCTCTTTTCCTTCTTTGGTATTTCCCTTCCAAACTTCTTTTTAGCGTTTATTTTCATGTACTTTGCCGCCAAAACGGGACTTTTCCCTATCGGAGGAGTTGTCTCTCAAAACTACGATTCCCTTCCCTGGTGGGGGAAAGTCCTTGATAGGCTTTGGCATATGGCCTTACCCCTTTCAGTCCTTGTAATAGGAAGTATTGCAGGTCTTTTAAGACTTGTGAGAAGTACGATAATAGACGAGCTTAACAAGGATTACGTTAAAGTTGCAATAGCAAAGGGATTACCTTATAGGGTTGTAGTGATGAAACACGCTTTTAGGAATGCGCTTAATCCGTTTTTAACGTTGATAGGGTTTGACATTGCCGGTCTCCTTTCGGGAGCGGCTTTAGTTGAGATAATTACTGCCTGGCCGGGAATGGGTAGATTAATGTTTGAAGCTGTTATGTCTCAGGACCTCTTTTTGGTCATGGGTTCCCTTTACATAGGCGGAATAATGCTTGTTTTGGGAAACTTAATTGCCGATATCCTTATAGCTATTAATGATCCTCGTATAAGGGAAAAGGAGGTAGAAGGGAGAGTTGTTTAA
- a CDS encoding ABC transporter permease, with the protein MFKSFLSFLEELYLKNSLAAYSLLFLLFLYFVAVFADFIAPYPYDVQFRHYPYSPPTPIHFFDENGKFHIRPFVYGHKLVDPVEKEYAVDYSKKYPIYFLVEGEPHYLFGFIKTNLHLFGTKGGHIFLMGTDRLGRDIFSRLVYGTRISLTIGLIGVLISFSIGLLVGSVAGYFGGVVDTLVMRFIEILMAFPAFYLMLALRSMFPIDMPSILVFIVIVVILSLIGWAGLSRVIRGMVLSIRENDYVKAARVLGGSHLYVILKHVVPNTLSYVIIAATLSIPGYILGEAALSLIGLGIQEPFPSWGNMLSEAENVHVLSSHPWVLASGVVISLVIIAFNLLGDGLRDYFDVKLER; encoded by the coding sequence TTGTTTAAGTCTTTTTTATCCTTCCTTGAGGAACTTTACCTAAAGAATTCCTTAGCGGCATATTCCCTTTTGTTTCTGCTGTTCCTTTACTTCGTCGCTGTTTTTGCCGATTTTATAGCTCCCTATCCTTACGATGTTCAGTTCCGCCATTATCCTTACTCTCCTCCAACGCCCATTCACTTTTTTGATGAAAATGGGAAATTTCACATTCGCCCCTTTGTTTACGGCCACAAACTCGTTGACCCTGTTGAGAAGGAGTACGCAGTTGATTACTCAAAGAAGTACCCGATTTACTTCTTAGTTGAGGGTGAACCCCATTACCTGTTTGGCTTTATAAAGACTAACCTTCATCTCTTCGGTACTAAAGGAGGACACATATTTTTGATGGGAACAGACCGTTTAGGTAGGGACATTTTCTCCAGACTTGTCTACGGAACGAGGATTTCCCTCACAATCGGGCTGATAGGAGTTCTTATTTCCTTCTCTATAGGACTTCTTGTAGGTTCAGTTGCAGGTTACTTTGGAGGAGTTGTTGATACTTTAGTAATGAGGTTTATTGAAATCCTGATGGCCTTTCCTGCTTTTTACTTGATGCTTGCTCTTCGCTCAATGTTTCCAATAGATATGCCAAGTATTCTCGTTTTTATCGTTATCGTTGTGATACTCTCACTAATCGGCTGGGCTGGGCTTTCAAGGGTTATAAGGGGAATGGTCCTCTCTATAAGGGAGAACGATTACGTTAAGGCTGCGAGAGTTTTAGGAGGAAGTCACCTCTACGTTATTCTGAAGCATGTAGTTCCAAATACACTCTCTTACGTTATAATTGCGGCAACTTTGAGTATTCCTGGCTATATTCTAGGCGAAGCCGCCTTAAGCCTTATAGGGCTTGGTATTCAGGAGCCATTTCCTTCGTGGGGAAATATGCTTTCAGAGGCTGAGAACGTTCACGTTCTCTCGTCCCATCCTTGGGTTTTGGCTTCGGGAGTAGTTATTTCTTTGGTTATTATTGCCTTTAACCTCCTAGGAGATGGCTTAAGGGATTACTTTGACGTAAAGCTGGAGAGGTAG
- the mraY gene encoding phospho-N-acetylmuramoyl-pentapeptide-transferase, whose amino-acid sequence MLYILLYQVLGITLFKYISFRSIYAALTAMFVGFLLYPYFERKLKDLQFKQTIKDYLPETHKKKNVPTMGGLLILTALLISILVWNNLFNRFIWVVIFVLLAFGALGFVDDYIKAKLKNPEGLSERTKFFFQLLFATLVAVFLYVSGFSTELYFPVFKNLHFDLGLLFIPWAVFIIVGTSNAVNLTDGLDGLAIGPVLTTSFVFMVFSYVAGNYKLASYLHIPYVPGAGELTIVCSALIGASLAFLWFNTYPAEVFMGDVGSLSLGALLGTVAVLTKQEFILAIAGGVFVLETLSVIVQRYYFKYTKRKYGQGRRIFKMAPLHHHFEKKGWEEPKITVRFWILSIILALLALSMLKIR is encoded by the coding sequence ATGCTTTACATTCTCCTTTATCAGGTCTTAGGGATTACTCTTTTTAAATACATAAGTTTTAGGAGCATTTACGCTGCTTTAACTGCTATGTTCGTTGGATTTCTCCTGTACCCCTACTTTGAAAGGAAGTTAAAGGATTTACAGTTTAAACAGACTATTAAGGATTACCTCCCTGAAACCCATAAGAAGAAGAACGTGCCCACTATGGGAGGCCTTCTTATCTTAACTGCCCTTTTAATTTCAATTCTGGTATGGAATAACCTGTTTAACAGGTTTATTTGGGTAGTTATTTTTGTCCTATTAGCTTTTGGAGCTCTCGGCTTCGTTGACGACTACATAAAGGCGAAGTTGAAAAACCCTGAAGGGCTTTCTGAAAGGACGAAATTCTTTTTTCAGCTCCTCTTTGCTACTTTAGTTGCAGTTTTCCTATACGTGAGCGGTTTTTCTACTGAGCTCTACTTCCCTGTTTTTAAGAACCTTCACTTTGACCTCGGCCTTCTCTTTATTCCTTGGGCGGTCTTTATAATCGTTGGGACTTCAAACGCCGTTAACTTGACAGATGGCCTTGACGGCCTTGCAATAGGGCCGGTTTTAACAACTAGTTTCGTTTTTATGGTTTTCTCCTACGTTGCCGGTAACTACAAGCTGGCAAGTTACCTCCATATTCCCTACGTTCCCGGTGCCGGGGAGCTTACCATTGTGTGTTCTGCCCTTATCGGTGCCTCTTTAGCCTTCTTATGGTTTAACACCTACCCCGCTGAAGTCTTCATGGGAGATGTTGGTTCCCTCTCTCTGGGAGCTCTCCTTGGAACGGTTGCTGTTTTAACAAAACAGGAGTTCATTTTGGCAATTGCAGGAGGAGTCTTTGTCCTTGAGACCCTTTCGGTTATAGTTCAGAGGTACTACTTTAAGTACACAAAGAGGAAGTACGGTCAGGGAAGAAGAATATTTAAGATGGCTCCCTTACATCACCACTTTGAAAAGAAAGGATGGGAAGAGCCTAAGATAACTGTTAGGTTTTGGATACTTTCAATAATACTTGCTCTTCTTGCTTTAAGTATGCTGAAGATCCGATAA
- a CDS encoding ArsR/SmtB family transcription factor, with the protein MSESCGKKYKKYEEHAKLFELLSNPIRIGIVVSLAKGPKKPKEIREELGVPQPLLSQHATILREMGIIEKVDRFNVKSPCRLKDKRVLEILKAAGIKID; encoded by the coding sequence ATGTCTGAATCCTGCGGGAAAAAGTATAAAAAATATGAAGAACATGCAAAGCTATTTGAGCTCCTATCAAACCCAATAAGAATAGGAATAGTAGTTTCACTGGCAAAAGGCCCTAAAAAACCAAAAGAGATAAGGGAGGAGCTGGGAGTTCCCCAACCGCTCCTATCTCAGCACGCAACAATCTTAAGGGAAATGGGAATCATTGAGAAAGTTGACAGGTTTAACGTCAAATCTCCGTGTCGCCTTAAGGATAAGAGAGTATTGGAAATCCTAAAAGCAGCAGGAATCAAAATTGACTAA